The following are encoded in a window of Acropora muricata isolate sample 2 chromosome 6, ASM3666990v1, whole genome shotgun sequence genomic DNA:
- the LOC136919753 gene encoding eukaryotic translation initiation factor 4 gamma 2-like — MYAQLCLRLSEEAPNFDDPGKTGNSTFRRLLLKQCEEEFNNRTKASQAFDKKDGPLTPEEEEQRCTTKRKVLGNIRFIGELAKYDMLHEAIVHRCIKQLLDKKKRATVADVSESMECLCYLMKTVGPRLDIPKAKPLMDQYFERIQQLLSRGDFPARIRFMIEDIIDLRNAKWVSRKTVHDGGPKRIQQIRQEAWKGVSGRPGFPGPASGLMSRNTPPLNHSGWMNRPGLGGLPAEPPMSRGMNDVFVTDNGFRRPSGPRFDDFGGGGVPNDRVGFGSRYDDEDYNQFATRDPWADLSSKQSTTAPLSSSIKSLGGGWRHIVRQTQANADGEISLRPAKDSISASQRPGITGRPQTPPTQKSLDPLNRKAAPPIIEKAKKPMKQQAPSTADIAKQVENIVTEFLESKSIDTTVKAVKEIKGLRFTPSLVSQMLTAILGKEVDESVNELFVALHKSNLLTADAFFKGVTNVLENHPETDKQKHNVAQIIAMAITKEIVNLADVSSLTENGNYYPTLLLCLKELEALKGQEWLVKEFTDSKLDLLSGLPGENRTNEELMSILDKQGLMFLFPLMHIQTDLYTKIIEDPSVGTIYKWVKDNVEVSWHSNPEFINVLTTCLLKYSTKDSTMADGVDTTQNPEKDLIEKEKATLKKLLPLLENFVREKVDLQVGVLYALQVFCHLHNFPKGMLLRMFVLLYDTEVVEEEAFLRWKEDVSEKYPGKGKALFQVNSWLTWLETADEEGSDSEAE; from the exons ATGTATGCCCAGCTGTGTCTGCGGCTCAGTGAAGAGGCACCAAACTTTGATGACCCTGGGAAGACTGGCAACTCT aCATTCAGACGCTTGCTTCTTAAACAGTGTGAGGAAGAGTTCAACAACAGAACCAAAGCTAGTCAAG ctTTTGATAAAAAAGATGGACCACTTACACCGGAAGAGGAAGAGCAGCGGTGTACTACCAAACGCAAGGTGTTGGGCAACATTCGCTTCATTG GTGAACTTGCCAAGTATGACATGTTACATGAGGCAATTGTGCACAGGTGCATCAAACAG CTGCTGGACAAGAAAAAGCGAGCAACAGTGGCAGATGTGTCTGAATCCATGGAGTGTCTCTGTTACCTGATGAAGACTGTTGGTCCTAGGCTGGACATTCCAAAAGCTAAG CCCCTAATGGATCAATACTTTGAACGAATCCAGCAGCTCTTAAGCCGTGGTGACTTCCCAGCTCGCATCAGGTTCATGATCGAAGACATCATAGATCTGAGGAATGCTAAG TGGGTATCACGAAAAACTGTACATGATGGAGGGCCGAAGAGGATCCAGCAAATACGTCAAGAAGCCTGGAAG GGTGTCAGCGGTCGACCAGGCTTTCCTGGCCCTGCTTCTGGTCTCATGTCAAGGAACACCCCTCCTCTCAACCATTCCGGCTGGATGAATCGTCCTGGACTAGGTGGACTGCCTGCAGAACCTCCTATGAGCCGTGGAATGAATGATGTGTTTGTTACTGATAATGGATTTAGGCGTCCCTCTGGCCCTCGATTTGATGATTTCGGTGGTGGTGGTGTGCCAAATGATAGGGTTGGGTTTGGGTCAAG ATATGATGATGAAGATTATAATCAGTTTGCAACCCGAGACCCGTGGGCTGATCTATCATCAAAGCAAAGCACCACGGCACCTCTTAGTTCTTCAATAAAATCACTAGGGG GTGGATGGAGACATATAGTTAGGCAAACCCAGGCCAATGCTGATGGAGAG ATAAGCCTGAGACCAGCAAAGGATTCCATTTCTGCATCTCAGAGGCCTGGCATAACTGGCAGACCTCAAACTCCACCAACTCAGAAATCTTTG GATCCCTTAAACAGAAAGGCTGCTCCTCCCATCATTGAGAAAGCAAAGAAACCAATGAAACAGCAAGCACCCTCAACAGCTGACATTGCCAAACAAGTG GAAAACATAGTTACAGAATTTTTGGAATCAAAGAGCATTGACACCACAGTTAAGGCTGTGAAGGAAATTAAAGGCTTAAg GTTCACACCCAGTCTCGTAAGTCAGATGTTGACAGCAATTCTTGGTAAAGAGGTTGATGAATCTGTCAATGAGTTATTTGTGGCCTTGCACAAGTCAAATCTCCTTACGGCAGATGCTTTCTTTAAG GGGGTTACTAATGTGTTGGAAAACCACCCAGAAACAGACAAACAGAAGCACAATGTGGCACAGATCATAGCCATGGCAATTACAAAG GAAATCGTCAATTTAGCCGATGTAAGCTCCCTCACAGAGAACGGAAATTATTACCCAACTCTTCTGCTGTGCCTGAAAGAATTAGAGGCCTTGAAAGGACAG GAGTGGCTCGTAAAGGAATTCACAGACAGTAAACTCGACCTACTGTCAGGGCTGCCAG GGGAAAACAGAACAAACGAAGAGTTGATGTCAATTCTTGACAAACAG ggCTTGATGTTTCTGTTCCCCTTGATGCATATTCAAACTGATCTTTATACGAAGATTATAGAAGATCCAAGCGTTGGTACCATCTACAAATGGGTGAAG GACAATGTGGAAGTTTCCTGGCATAGCAACCCTGAGTTTATTAACGTGCTCACAACTTG CTTGCTGAAGTACTCGACCAAGGACAGTACTATGGCTGATGGTGTCGACACCACGCAGAACCCAGAGAAAGACCTGATTGAGAAAGAAAAGGCAACTTTAAAGAAGTTGCTGCCTCTTTTGGAAAACTTCGTGCGTGAGAAAGTTGACTTACAG GTTGGTGTGCTGTATGCACTTCAGGTGTTTTGCCATCTTCACAACTTTCCAAAAG GTATGCTTCTGCGCATGTTCGTGTTGTTGTACGACACTGAAGTTGTAGAAGAGGAAGCCTTCTTGAGGTGGAAAGAAGACGTCAGCGAGAAGTATCCTGGGAAAGGCAAGGCTCTCTTTCAG GTGAATTCTTGGCTGACATGGCTAGAGACCGCTGACGAAGAGGGTTCAGACTCAGAAGCCGAGTAA